In Pochonia chlamydosporia 170 chromosome 3, whole genome shotgun sequence, the following are encoded in one genomic region:
- a CDS encoding peptidyl-prolyl cis-trans isomerase cyp8 (similar to Aspergillus terreus NIH2624 XP_001215350.1) has translation MGKGTDKLYITHSEWSSSDAYSPSVGANASSRNGSGAAPFRRLPFNFCAASLQPFKNPVCTPDGTIFDVEVIGAWLEKHPNQNPVNGEPLHKKDLIRLNFARNASSDSLGAGLSDGKGDLIDPVTYKIFTDNTHIVAIRHGTHANVFAWETVERMNIKAKLWQDLVDDQPFSRADIITLQDPQNAASRNLEQFKYLKDGEGAQLTKEQEEERNSGNINAGALGSMGDKVLKAKAAVEKARKAREAGGDVNRSSGALAKSSTAATGHSSNLASSQPAIRDKKLAANAAAYTTGRAAASFTSTGLTPETSGERALLTEEEFMLKPKMVKTKGYARMETNLGDLTIELHTDTAPRAVWNFIKLAQNGYYKGVAFHRNIPNFMIQGGDPSGTGKGGSSIWGKYFNDEFDGPLTHNSRGILSMANKGKNTNSSQFFITYKATPHLDRKHTIFGLVVDGKSVLTKMEAAQTDGSNRPLNKIYIKDIVVFVDPFQDFQSQKKEQERQEQEQEEIRQKGGTDDDRTTWTGKRIRGDGTIVSAEGKETVGKYLSKTSSSNGDAGADNTDPSAERWEEPVRKKMKGSGGFGNFDSW, from the exons ATGGGCAAAGGAACCGACAAGCTTTAT ATCACGCATTCAGAGTGGTCATCCTCAGATGCTTATTCCCCAAGTGTAGGGGCGAATGCTTCGTCGCGAAACGGATCTGGAGCCGCCCCATTCCGTCGCCTTCCGTTCAACTTTTGCGCTGCCAGTCTCCAACCGTTCAAGAACCCCGTCTGTACCCCCGACGGCACCATATTCGACGTCGAGGTCATTGGCGCATGGCTGGAGAAGCACCCTAACCAGAACCCTGTCAATGGCGAACCGCTTCATAAGAAAGATTTAATACGCTTGAACTTTGCGCGCAACGCCAGCTCAGATTCGCTCGGCGCTGGACTCAGCGATGGCAAGGGTGACTTGATCGACCCCGTTACGTACAAGATATTCACCGACAATACTCATATTGTTGCCATCCGACATGGCACACATGCAAACGTATTTGCGTGGGAGACTGTGGAACGCATGAATATAAAGGCCAAGTTGTGGCAGGACCTAGTGGACGACCAGCCCTTTAGCCGCGCCGATATAATTACCTTGCAAGATCCTCAGAATGCCGCGAGTCGCAACCTTGAGCAGTTTAAGTACCTCaaggatggagaaggagcgCAACTCACCAAAGAGCAAGAGGAGGAGCGCAATTCCGGCAACATAAATGCCGGAGCATTGGGGAGTATGGGTGACAAAGTCTTGAAGGCAAAGGCTGCGGTGGAGAAGGCACGCAAGGCACGGGAAGCCGGCGGAGATGTGAACAGGAGTTCTGGCgctttggcaaagtcatcTACCGCAGCAACAGGCCATTCATCTAACCTGGCGTCATCCCAGCCCGCCATCAGggacaagaagctggccgCCAACGCAGCTGCATACACGACAGGGAGAGCAGCCGCGAGTTTCACGAGCACCGGCTTGACGCCAGAAACCAGCGGCGAACGGGCGTTGTTGACAGAAGAAGAGTTCATGCTCAAGCCGAAAATGGTCAAAACCAAAGGCTATGCTCGCATGGAGACCAACCTGGGCGACTTGACCATTGAACTGCACACCGACACGGCGCCAAGAGCAGTCTGGAACTTCATCAAGTTGGCGCAAAATGGCTACTACAAAGGTGTTGCGTTCCATCGAAACATACCCAACTTTATGATCCAGGGCGGTGACCCGTCAGGAACTGGCAAAGGCGGCTCAAGCATCTGGGGCAAGTATTTCaatgacgagtttgacggGCCATTGACACATAACAGTAGAGGCATAC TTTCCATGGCTAATAAAGGAAAAAACACAAACTCCAGCCAATTCTTCATCACCTACAAAGCAACACCACATCTTGACCGGAAACACACTATATTTGGACTCGTGGTGGATGGTAAAAGCGTATTGACAAAAATGGAAGCGGCCCAAACAGATGGGTCCAACAGACCCCTGAACAAGATATACATTAAAGATATTGTCGTATTCGTCGATCCTTTTCAAGATTTCCAGTCACAGAAGAAAGAGCAAGAGCGTCAAGAGCAAGAACAGGAGGAAATCCGCCAGAAGGGCGGCACCGATGACGACAGGACGACTTGGACGGGAAAGAGGATAAGGGGGGATGGGACAATCGTTTCTGCAGAGGGAAAGGAGACCGTGGGCAAATATTTAAGCAAGACGTCTTCTAGTAATGGAGACGCTGGTGCCGACAATACCGATCCAAGCGCGGAGAGATGGGAAGAGCCGGTGcggaagaagatgaagggaAGTGGAGGCTTCGGTAACTTTGATAGTTGGTAG
- a CDS encoding C6 finger domain-containing protein (similar to Metarhizium acridum CQMa 102 XP_007812833.1) produces the protein MVDLMFRDESHHVIKRATTTRKRPKKARLAGTGPNTPPPSTRSSLSSSPSLVIRQPRPFISDTSPSSEEDFGAAECAHRDANRGSVSGNSEFDDDQARTYNSSHTSTALTATNSSRIPYAPTNSLQERGIAFFFARYVATDHGCYQNYDFIYDVWKPPPAYDMDSTDCITASMTAVGLTSLSKLTRCPETFRRARQSYTVALGLANSALSNPAEAVKDSTMLAVLILGTYEFVSGRTPQTIRAWQDHVNGAATLASMRGAAQFRTKAGARMFIMLCHTVLISCIRSGLPMPQSMVDLRNELWHLTDTSGPIWRVVDTLYNALQVRHDIKSGKVSGVDAVVKKLCDVEDQFSALISSLPPGWYYRQAKLSKPHPAVLGDTCHIYRGLTQATTWNGIRTMRMLVQETIVEVLCASAEDPTMLSTQHQLQLVKAMKLIQMLGEAFVSSVPQHFGVVSGKDIVRDRQGRHTVAPIPTTQLPHRILSPSDQKSLPQATSSSASTPTSVSTGASRKPTLFDPTQSSGHERGAERFLTLATASHTIIWPLYTLGMSSSTTPDTLAYVLDRLEAIYQETGFEQARIVSNIVKEQVHTLLWDQIPTSKLPSLPDTALPMIV, from the coding sequence ATGGTTGATCTCATGTTTCGAGATGAGAGCCACCATGTTATCAAGCGAGCCACCACCACGAGGAAGCGTCCCAAGAAGGCGAGACTTGCTGGCACTGGTCCCAACACGCCGCCGCCTTCGACTCGATCTTCACTATCTTCGTCTCCATCTCTAGTTATTCGCCAACCCCGACCATTTATTAGCGACACATCGCCATCAAGCGAGGAGGACTTTGGTGCCGCCGAATGTGCTCATAGGGATGCCAACCGTGGAAGCGTGTCTGGTAACAGTGAATTTGACGACGATCAAGCTCGCACGTATAACAGCAGCCATACGTCCACCGCTCTCACGGCCACAAACTCCAGTAGAATTCCATACGCACCGACAAACTCTCTCCAGGAGCGTGGGATAGCATTCTTTTTTGCCCGCTATGTCGCCACCGACCACGGCTGTTATCAAAATTATGACTTCATCTATGATGTGTGGAAGCCGCCCCCTGCTTACGACATGGACTCGACGGACTGCATCACCGCCAGCATGACGGCCGTTGGCCTCACCAGTTTGTCGAAACTGACTCGTTGCCCCGAAACATTTCGACGCGCGCGCCAAAGCTATACTgttgctcttggccttgccaaCTCAGCTCTGAGTAATCCcgccgaggctgtcaaggacAGCACTATGCTTGCCGTCCTTATTTTGGGTACATACGAGTTCGTCTCTGGCCGCACACCTCAAACTATCAGAGCTTGGCAGGATCACGTTAACGGTGCTGCTACCCTGGCAAGCATGAGAGGAGCTGCCCAATTTCGCACCAAGGCCGGTGCTAGAATGTTTATCATGCTCTGTCACACGGTTCTGATCAGCTGCATCCGTAGCGGCTTACCCATGCCGCAATCCATGGTTGATCTAAGAAACGAACTTTGGCACTTGACTGACACCAGTGGTCCTATATGGCGAGTTGTGGATACGCTTTATAACGCCCTGCAGGTTCGACATGACATCAAGTCAGGCAAAGTATCTGGGGTCGATGCTGTTGTTAAAAAGCtgtgtgatgttgaagatcAGTTCTCGGCCTTGATTTCGAGCCTTCCACCCGGATGGTACTATCGACAAGCAAAACTTTCGAAGCCTCATCCAGCCGTTTTGGGAGATACTTGCCACATCTATCGAGGACTCACCCAAGCAACCACGTGGAATGGTATTCGCACCATGAGGATGTTGGTGCAAGAAACCATTGTTGAGGTTCTCTGCGCTAGCGCCGAAGACCCGACAATGCTATCTACCCAGCATCAACTTCAGCTTGTCAAAGCCATGAAATTGATACAAATGCTGGGCGAAGCCTTTGTTTCAAGTGTACCACAGCACTTTGGTGTCGTGAGCGGCAAAGACATCGTTCGCGACAGACAAGGACGACATACGGTTGCCCCTATACCCACCACCCAGCTTCCTCACCGTATCTTGTCACCCTCCGATCAGAAGTCTTTACCCCAGGCCACCAGCAGCTCTGCTAGTACCCCTACTTCTGTGTCCACCGGCGCGTCTCGCAAGCCTACTCTGTTTGATCCCACGCAATCCAGCGGACACGAGAGAGGCGCGGAACGTTTCTTGACGTTGGCTACGGCTAGCCACACCATCATTTGGCCGCTTTACACGCTAGGCATGTCTTCTTCAACGACTCCTGACACGCTTGCTTATGTCTTGGATCGGCTGGAGGCCATTTATCAGGAAACTGGATTTGAACAAGCTCGCATCGTGTCGAATATTGTCAAGGAGCAGGTCCATACTTTACTCTGGGATCAGATCCCGACCTCGAAACTGCCTTCATTACCAGACACTGCACTACCCATGATAGTGTGA
- a CDS encoding glucan endo-1,3-beta-glucosidase precursor (similar to Cordyceps militaris CM01 XP_006670975.1) produces MASTLNVIIRNDTGSAQLYAHITGQDDKGIMILGADGKTAYRPANPSGTLQPLGADCAIPVGASGSSRTVSIPRISGARIWFCKEKPLTFFINPGPALVEPSATNPADPNYQLDWGFCEFTWNQQELYANVSFVDFVSLPISLQLKTGDGKIKTVPGMPSDGLDKVCAALEAQGKSDGKGWDKLVVRSPSGANMRALSPNSGGVLVNGLFNGYYQSYVDAVWKKYTSEDLTVNTQFKWGDAVGRVKDGKLTFGSVGSFGKPSASDIFTCSTGPFAAGPGVSDEMLNLGARIAAAFNRSTLLVNAKQPEGEKVNTYYKDVVTNHYSRICHEVSVQSRGYAFPYDDVGPSSGEDQSGFVNDPNPQELTVSVGKPLQG; encoded by the coding sequence ATGGCATCGACACTCAACGTCATCATCCGCAACGACACTGGGTCGGCACAGCTCTACGCTCACATCACCGGCCAAGATGACAAAGGCATCATGATCCTCGGGGCAGATGGCAAGACCGCATACCGTCCTGCAAACCCTAGCGGCACTCTCCAGCCGCTCGGTGCCGACTGCGCAATCCCAGTCGGCGCCTCCGGTTCATCGAGAACGGTTTCGATCCCTCGCATCTCTGGCGCGCGTATTTGGTTTTGCAAGGAGAAGCCTTTGACCTTTTTCATCAATCCCGGCCCTGCACTGGTTGAGCCATCCGCCACCAATCCTGCGGACCCTAACTACCAGCTGGACTGGGGATTTTGCGAATTTACCTGGAACCAGCAAGAGCTGTACGCCAATGTCTCCTTTGTCGACTTTGTGAGCCTTCCGATTTCACTCCAGCTCAAGACCGGAGACGGCAAGATCAAGACTGTGCCGGGTATGCCGTCAGACGGACTGGACAAGGTTTGTGCCGCACTCGAGGCACAGGGCAAAAGTGACGGCAAGGGCTGGGACAAGCTGGTGGTCCGGTCTCCGTCAGGAGCTAACATGCGAGCTCTGAGCCCAAATTCGGGTGGTGTCTTGGTCAATGGTCTTTTTAACGGGTACTATCAGTCATACGTCGATGCCGTGTGGAAGAAGTACACGTCTGAGGACCTGACAGTCAATACGCAGTTTAAATGGGGTGATGCCGTCGGTCGTGTCAAGGACGGCAAGCTTACATTTGGCTCGGTTGGTTCGTTTGGCAAGCCGTCTGCCTCTGATATATTTACCTGTAGCACTGGACCGTTTGCCGCTGGCCCAGGTGTATCCGACGAAATGCTCAACCTAGGAGCAAGAATTGCTGCCGCGTTTAACCGCTCCACGCTCTTGGTGAATGCGAAGCAGCCCGAGGGTGAAAAGGTAAACACCTATTACAAAGACGTCGTAACTAATCACTACTCGCGAATCTGCCACGAGGTCAGTGTCCAGAGTCGAGGCTACGCGTTCCCTTATGATGATGTCGGGCCATCTTCTGGCGAAGATCAGTCTGGTTTCGTCAACGACCCCAATCCTCAGGAATTGACAGTGTCCGTTGGCAAGCCTCTCCAAGGATAG
- a CDS encoding endo-1,3-1,4-b-glucanase (similar to Metarhizium acridum CQMa 102 XP_007812831.1) yields MYQPLAFVLAMLPRFALTACTCGYSMTDPQDENASLFFMNLLQSNFTAMQDLSQATEWTKQRFDVSPDAGRGAFGKSFLPENVLLTPEMRMKQHDGLTGRSMGLWVRRQVTASNTISAAEIDTSRTDMQWGSYRATMKLSRVVGTCAAFFWYYNDTQEIDMEFLSREFDEANKVFPVNLVIHSASSAQNGYDASKTGTFKVANLKFDPTKDFHEYRFDFLPGRVRFYADGENLAEMNGDNVPSSGGHIILQHWSNGNPKWSGGPPLSDAVVWVKSVEAYFNSSGNEDRAQWDKRCGKHGTERTAVCTISGTPPLGNNSRMEGPSHDGDNMGNREASEENACHVSKHAELLSTVLAVMMIAAWQLTHHT; encoded by the exons ATGTATCAGCCTTTGGCTTTCGTTCTGGCGATGCTACCTCGTTTTGCACTCACTGCCTGCACTTGTGGATACTCCATGACTGATCCGCAAGACGAGAATGCTTCCCTGTTCTTCATGAACTTGCTTCAAAGCAACTTTACCGCGATGCAGGACTTATCACAGGCTACAGAGTGGACCAAGCAGCGATTCGATGTCTCTCCCGACGCAGGAAGGGGAGCCTTTGGCAAGTCATTTCTCCCAGAAAACGTGCTTCTTACTCCCGAAATGCGGATGAAGCAACATGACGGACTCACCGGGAGAAGCATGGGCCTTTGGGTTCGCCGTCAAGTCACAGCATCTAATACCATATCCGCCGCCGAGATTGACACGAGCCGAACGGACATGCAATGGGGGTCATACCGAGCCAcaatgaagctgtcaagAGTCGTCGGTACCTGCGCTGCGTTTTTCTGG TATTACAACGATACACAAGAGATCGACATGGAATTTCTCTCTCGGGAGTTTGACGAAGCCAACAAGGTGTTTCCTGTGAATCTTGTTATCCATTCAGCCTCATCGGCACAAAATGGCTATGACGCTAGCAAGACTGGCACGTTCAAGGTGGCTAATTTGAAATTTGACCCGACCAAAGACTTTCATGAATACCGCTTTGACTTTTTGCCTGGTCGAGTCCGTTTCTACGCCGACGGTGAGAATTTGGCCGAAATGAATGGCGACAACGTTCCATCAAGCGGGGGCCATATAATATTGCAGCACTGGAGTAACGGCAATCCAAAATGGTCAGGTGGACCACCACTATCAGACGCAGTTGTTTGGGTAAAGTCTGTTGAAGCTTACTTCAATTCTTCGGGGAATGAGGATCGTGCTCAATGGGACAAGAGATGTGGCAAGCATGGGACAGAGAGAACGGCAGTTTGCACCATATCTGGAACGCCACCACTTGGAAACAACAGCCGAATGGAAGGCCCCTCCCATGACGGTGATAACATGGGCAATCGGGAAGCTAGCGAAGAGAATGCTTGCCATGTATCCAAACACGCAGAGTTGCTGTCGACGGTGCTGGCTGTGATGATGATAGCTGCATGGCAGCTTACACATCACACATGA
- a CDS encoding C2H2 finger domain-containing protein (similar to Neosartorya fischeri NRRL 181 XP_001261086.1): protein MPGASVAVLPPPAASTPSSRKASLAPERKYKCQFCNRAFSRSEHRSRHERSHTKERPFKCMKCRSTFVRRDLLLRHDRTVHAKDGGVPLHSDGKRRAGGPKTRAIGGPSKTQLALDTSTLEQMEAGNDGLFDVEAAAMLVADLHHKATAAMRGDDSTYADSNAMAYSPRGSTIMESTVTYPSGAIALPQMQWEGFIPPSEPKTHSITSSASGSFESQQSFASGTTIQPRANQLPPMAGQHASGLVPALQSIIQALPDAGAGTPTPQSPSLVDPAHAGFQPPQVAGDEQRNAILDNIRSYDREHAIPESFRLPGLGSLNRYLSTYFGLFHHHLPFLHPTSFNPSQVSPPLLLAVLSIGALYAFDQDQAYMLHIGSKVLVNQFLQNKENFSSRKCPLWTMQSSLLNMIFASWSGDPKGLEWACSIKSLLANMVAGNRYELKLRQEARGTSTPTRAEWVEDEGCRRTYYAVYIFFGLLTLTYNHTPAISFNEFEDLQLPSTEAMWNLQATDDGSWLEHLKTSTAVTFMEAHDNLFQGETLRYSAFATRVMINALFLEVWYHKRSPEALQDVVTEYKLRLALETWEKSMDLCEPEAVAVPLSAPHKGHPLIFNAKAMYRNARARLEVDLKSVQEALRYHDPYEVAAAMSHARDRVKRSSEMINVIEECYSCIETAVVQGVRWVARTSPTNWSVEHPLCGMDLMIILSLWLYRLEHDDEPATQEELAMYNKVRQLFAKDLDEGYMSQMSSIVARLWGSMLDEVVVWGITRLMGESFKLHSQALVGYVDDLEASSNVSTPSMTSQGADEDSVY from the exons ATGCCCGGCGCAAGCGTTGCAGTCCTCCCGCCTCCAGCGGCTTCGACACCTTCCTCGCGAAAGGCATCCCTCGCACCGGAACGCAAATACAAGTGCCAGTTCTGTAACAGAGCCTTCAGCAGAAGCGAGCACCGGAGTAGACACGAACGTTCTC ATACCAAAGAGCGCCCCTTCAAGTGTATGAAATGTCGGAGCACCTTTGTTAGACGCGATCTTCTCCTCAGACATGATCGAACTGTGCACGCCAAAGATGGAGGTGTTCCTCTTCACAGTGATGGTAAGCGCCGCGCAGGTGGTCCCAAGACACGAGCAATTGGCGGACCATCCAAGACTCAGCTTGCCCTGGACACGTCAACGTTGGAACAAATGGAAGCTGGTAATGATGGCCTCTTCGATGTGGAGGCTGCTGCCATGCTTGTAGCCGATCTGCACCACAAAGCCACCGCTGCTATGCGTGGTGATGACAGTACCTATGCAGACAGCAATGCCATGGCATACTCGCCTCGTGGATCAACTATTATGGAGTCGACTGTCACATACCCGTCTGGTGCCATTGCATTGCCCCAGATGCAGTGGGAAGGCTTCATTCCGCCATCTGAACCCAAAACACACTCAATAACGTCGAGCGCATCTGGGTCTTTTGAATCGCAGCAGTCTTTCGCTTCGGGCACAACGATTCAACCTCGGGCCAATCAACTACCACCTATGGCTGGACAGCATGCCAGCGGACTTGTACCTGCGCTTCAATCCATCATTCAGGCTCTGCCTGATGCTGGCGCTGGAACACCTACTCCCCAGAGTCCTTCTCTTGTTGATCCTGCTCATGCTGGCTTTCAACCTCCTCAGGTGGCTGGAGACGAACAGCGCAACGCAATTTTGGATAATATTCGCAGCTATGACCGTGAACATGCGATTCCCGAAAGCTTTCGCCTGCCCGGACTGGGGTCTCTCAATCGCTATCTGTCGACCTACTTTGGGCTGTTCCACCACCATTTGCCTTTCCTTCACCCGACATCTTTTAACCCTTCGCAAGTGTCCCCCCCACTGCTTCTGGCTGTTCTGAGCATCGGCGCACTTTACGCCTTCGATCAGGACCAAGCTTACATGCTCCATATTGGGTCCAAGGTGCTTGTCAACCAATTCCTTCAGAACAAGGAGAACTTCAGCTCGCGGAAGTGTCCGCTCTGGACGATGCAGAGCTCGCTTCTCAACATGATTTTCGCTAGCTGGAGTGGCGACCCCAAAGGCTTGGAGTGGGCTTGCTCAATCAAGAGTCTCCTGGCGAACATGGTCGCTGGCAACAGATATGAGTTGAAACTCCGCCAGGAAGCCCGAGGCACTTCCACACCAACTCGTGCGGAATGGGTTGAGGACGAGGGCTGCCGTCGCACTTACTATGCCGTGTACATCTTCTTCGGGCTGTTGACATTGACCTACAACCACACTCCGGCCATTAGCTTCAATGAGTTTGAGGATCTGCAACTGCCCTCTACTGAAGCCATGTGGAATTTGCAAGCGACGGATGATGGTTCTTGGTTGGAGCATCTCAAAACTTCCACTGCGGTCACATTTATGGAAGCTCACGACAACCTTTTTCAAGGCGAGACACTGCGATACAGCGCATTTGCAACTCGTGTTATGATCAACGCATTGTTCCTGGAAGTTTGGTATCACAAGCGCAGCCCCGAGGCTCTTCAGGATGTCGTCACTGAATACAAACTCCGCCTCGCCCTCGAGACTTGGGAGAAATCCATGGATCTATGCGAGCCAGAGGCAGTCGCTGTCCCTCTCAGTGCGCCGCACAAAGGCCACCCTTTGATCTTTAATGCCAAGGCAATGTATCGCAATGCTCGCGCCCGCCTGGAGGTTGACTTGAAGAGTGTACAAGAAGCCCTCCGCTACCATGACCCGTATGAAGTCGCGGCTGCTATGTCTCACGCCCGTGATCGCGTAAAGCGCTCGAGCGAGATGATCAATGTCATTGAAGAGTGCTATAGCTGTATTGAGACCGCCGTGGTTCAAGGTGTTCGGTGGGTTGCTCGAACTTCACCGACGAATTGGAGTGTCGAACATCCATTGTGCGGCATGGATCTAATGATCATCCTGTCTTTGTGGCTCTATCGCCTggaacatgacgacgagccgGCAACCCAGGAGGAACTGGCCATGTACAACAAAGTTCGACAGCTTTTTGCTAAGGATCTCGATGAGGGTTACATGTCACAGATGAGCTCGATTGTAGCCCGTCTTTGGGGCTCCATGCTTGACGAAGTAGTTGTTTGGGG CATTACCCGTTTGATGGGTGAATCCTTCAAATTGCATTCCCAGGCACTGGTTGGCTATGTCGACGACCTCGAAGCTTCCTCAAACGTTTCTACACCTTCGATGACCTCGCAGGGTGCAGATGAGGATAGCGTGTATTAA